In a single window of the Desulfonatronum thiodismutans genome:
- a CDS encoding 2-isopropylmalate synthase → MSDSRVLFFDTTLRDGEQSPGATMSMPEKIRLARQLEILGVDIIEAGFPAASQGDFEAVQAISRAVKDCQVAGLCRATPGDIDRAWEAIKDGANPRIHTFLATSPLHMEYKLRKSPDQVLEMAEAAVRHAVKHTSNVEFSAEDASRSEWDFLATVVERVIAAGAKTINIPDTVGYAQPDEFAALIRYLLEKVPNSDQAVFSVHCHNDLGLGVANTLAALRAGARQAEVTLSGIGERAGNAALEEVVMALNVRKDVYNLTTTIKTEQLFPSCRLLSLVIGRPIPANKAVVGANAFAHESGIHQDGMLKHRSTYEIMTPESIGRSGTEMVLGKHSGRHALKKRLEELGYRLDEDQVDLVFQALKRLADKKEQIATEDIEALVLEEIYRIPDKYKLVYLSVLSGNMAIPTAAMKLEVDGQEKQLADFGVGPIDAVFHTIAKLCGRDPKLLQFSVNAITGGTDAQGEVTVRIEEQGASAVGRGADPDIIVASAKAYLNALNRIAKKTEEKICPRP, encoded by the coding sequence ATGAGCGATTCACGAGTGCTTTTCTTCGATACCACGTTGCGCGACGGCGAACAGTCGCCCGGCGCGACCATGAGCATGCCGGAGAAAATCCGGTTGGCCCGGCAGTTGGAAATATTGGGCGTGGATATCATCGAGGCCGGATTTCCCGCCGCCAGCCAGGGGGATTTTGAAGCTGTCCAGGCCATCAGTCGGGCGGTCAAGGATTGCCAGGTGGCCGGACTGTGCCGGGCCACGCCCGGGGACATCGACCGGGCCTGGGAGGCCATCAAGGACGGTGCGAACCCGCGGATCCACACTTTTCTGGCCACCTCGCCCCTGCACATGGAGTACAAGCTGCGCAAGTCCCCGGATCAGGTGCTGGAAATGGCCGAAGCCGCGGTGCGTCACGCAGTGAAACACACCTCCAACGTGGAGTTTTCAGCCGAGGACGCCTCCCGGTCCGAATGGGATTTCCTGGCCACGGTCGTGGAGCGAGTTATTGCCGCCGGGGCCAAAACCATCAACATTCCGGACACCGTGGGCTATGCACAACCCGACGAGTTCGCCGCACTGATCCGCTACCTGCTGGAAAAGGTGCCCAACAGCGACCAGGCCGTGTTCAGCGTGCACTGCCACAACGACCTGGGACTGGGCGTGGCCAACACCCTGGCTGCCTTGCGCGCCGGGGCCCGGCAGGCCGAGGTGACCCTGAGCGGGATCGGCGAGCGGGCCGGTAACGCGGCTTTGGAAGAGGTGGTCATGGCCCTGAACGTACGCAAGGACGTCTACAACCTGACCACGACCATCAAGACCGAGCAGCTTTTTCCCTCCTGCCGCCTGCTGTCCCTGGTCATCGGTCGTCCCATCCCGGCGAACAAGGCCGTGGTCGGGGCTAACGCCTTTGCCCACGAGTCCGGCATCCATCAGGACGGGATGCTCAAGCACCGCTCCACCTACGAGATCATGACCCCGGAAAGCATCGGACGTTCCGGCACGGAAATGGTCCTGGGCAAGCACTCCGGCCGGCACGCCCTGAAAAAACGGCTGGAGGAACTGGGCTACCGGCTGGACGAGGACCAGGTGGATTTGGTCTTCCAGGCCTTGAAGCGTTTGGCGGACAAGAAGGAACAGATCGCCACCGAGGACATCGAGGCCCTGGTCCTGGAGGAAATTTACCGTATCCCGGACAAGTACAAACTGGTCTATCTGAGCGTACTTTCCGGGAACATGGCCATTCCCACGGCGGCCATGAAGCTGGAGGTGGACGGCCAGGAGAAGCAGTTGGCGGATTTCGGCGTCGGCCCCATTGACGCGGTCTTCCACACCATTGCCAAGCTCTGCGGCCGGGACCCCAAGCTGTTGCAGTTCTCGGTCAACGCCATCACCGGGGGCACGGACGCCCAGGGCGAGGTGACCGTACGCATTGAGGAACAAGGGGCTTCGGCCGTGGGTCGGGGCGCTGATCCGGACATCATCGTGGCCAGCGCCAAGGCCTATCTGAACGCTTTGAACCGCATCGCCAAAAAAACGGAGGAAAAAATATGCCCCAGACCTTAG
- a CDS encoding 3-isopropylmalate dehydratase large subunit — protein sequence MPQTLAEKILQGRTEESITGPGQIVRTRLSSVLANDITAPLAIKSFEAMGATKVFDPEKVFLVCDHFTPNKDIDSAQQVKAVRDFARKMGVVHFYDGGESGVEHALLPELGLVGPGDVVVGADSHTCTYGGLGAFATGMGSTDVAAAMALGETWFKVPSTIRATFTGTLPEHLEAKDLILLLIGKIGVAGATYKALEFDGPVIAAMDVEGRMTMANMAIEAGGKVGLFAADDKTLAYAQAAGRTGATAIAPDPGAVYEQELTFDVSGLSPQIACPHLPDNVRSVEEVADVAVDQVVIGSCTNGRISDLRRAAALLKGRKAAKGLRLIILPATPLIYKQALREGLLEIFMDAGAVVGPPTCGPCLGGHMGILASGEKVLATTNRNFKGRMGSLESEVYLAGAGVAAATAIAGHICHPAEIVGRK from the coding sequence ATGCCCCAGACCTTAGCCGAAAAAATACTCCAGGGCCGCACCGAGGAATCGATCACCGGACCGGGCCAGATCGTCCGGACCCGACTGTCCTCGGTGCTGGCCAACGACATCACCGCGCCCCTGGCCATCAAGTCTTTCGAGGCCATGGGCGCGACCAAGGTCTTTGACCCGGAAAAGGTCTTCCTGGTTTGCGACCATTTCACCCCGAACAAGGACATCGACTCGGCCCAGCAGGTCAAGGCGGTCCGGGATTTCGCCCGCAAGATGGGCGTCGTCCATTTCTACGACGGCGGCGAATCCGGGGTGGAGCACGCCCTGTTGCCGGAGCTGGGTCTTGTGGGCCCGGGCGACGTGGTCGTGGGCGCGGACAGCCATACCTGCACCTACGGCGGGCTGGGGGCCTTTGCCACGGGCATGGGCAGCACCGACGTGGCCGCGGCCATGGCCCTGGGCGAAACCTGGTTCAAGGTGCCGTCCACCATCCGGGCCACCTTTACCGGAACTCTGCCCGAGCACCTGGAAGCCAAGGACCTGATCCTGCTGCTGATCGGCAAGATCGGCGTGGCCGGAGCCACCTACAAGGCCCTGGAGTTCGACGGCCCGGTGATCGCGGCCATGGACGTGGAAGGCCGGATGACAATGGCCAATATGGCCATCGAAGCCGGGGGCAAGGTTGGGTTGTTCGCCGCGGACGACAAGACCTTGGCCTATGCCCAGGCCGCCGGGCGCACAGGTGCTACAGCCATTGCCCCGGACCCGGGCGCGGTTTACGAACAGGAACTGACCTTCGACGTCTCCGGCCTTTCGCCCCAGATCGCCTGTCCGCACCTGCCGGACAACGTCCGGTCCGTGGAGGAAGTGGCGGACGTGGCCGTGGATCAGGTGGTCATCGGCTCCTGCACCAACGGCCGGATCAGCGACCTGCGCCGGGCCGCGGCCCTGCTCAAGGGCCGCAAGGCCGCCAAGGGCCTGCGGTTGATCATCCTTCCGGCCACGCCGCTGATCTACAAGCAGGCCCTGCGCGAGGGCCTGCTGGAGATCTTCATGGACGCCGGGGCCGTGGTCGGCCCGCCCACTTGCGGGCCCTGCCTTGGCGGACACATGGGCATCCTGGCCTCCGGCGAAAAGGTCCTGGCCACCACCAACCGCAACTTCAAGGGCCGGATGGGCAGCCTGGAAAGCGAGGTCTATCTGGCCGGAGCGGGCGTGGCCGCGGCAACGGCAATTGCCGGGCATATCTGCCATCCTGCTGAAATCGTGGGGAGGAAGTAA
- a CDS encoding phosphatidylserine decarboxylase family protein: MRQSSPGVAKEGLPYIGLGAFVTLILAVLGWGGVAVIALVLTILTLNFFRDPERVTPQEPGLAVAPADGKIVFIGPAVDPATGQVRTKVSIFMNVFNVHVNRTPVTGRVGGITYFPGKFLNAALDKASEDNERNQFRIVDEHGHGWTVVQIAGLVARRIVCWAEEGDEVARGQRIGLIKFGSRVDLYLPDAYEVRVTKGQHTCAGLTVMAALKDQHS; this comes from the coding sequence ATGCGCCAATCTTCACCCGGAGTCGCCAAAGAGGGCCTGCCGTATATCGGATTGGGGGCCTTCGTGACGTTGATCCTGGCCGTTCTCGGCTGGGGAGGCGTGGCCGTGATCGCCCTTGTCCTGACGATCCTGACCTTGAACTTTTTTCGCGATCCGGAGCGGGTCACGCCCCAGGAACCGGGCCTCGCCGTGGCCCCGGCGGACGGTAAAATCGTTTTCATCGGCCCCGCGGTCGATCCGGCCACGGGCCAGGTGCGGACAAAGGTCTCCATCTTCATGAACGTGTTCAACGTGCACGTGAACAGGACCCCGGTGACTGGACGGGTGGGCGGAATCACCTACTTTCCCGGAAAATTCCTGAACGCGGCCCTGGATAAGGCATCCGAGGACAACGAGCGCAATCAGTTTCGGATCGTAGACGAGCACGGCCACGGCTGGACCGTGGTCCAGATCGCGGGCTTGGTGGCTCGGCGGATCGTTTGCTGGGCCGAGGAGGGGGATGAAGTGGCTCGCGGCCAACGGATCGGGTTGATCAAATTCGGCTCCAGGGTTGACCTTTACTTGCCGGATGCATATGAAGTTCGTGTGACGAAAGGGCAACATACATGTGCCGGCCTGACCGTCATGGCTGCTCTGAAAGACCAACATTCCTGA
- the ahbC gene encoding 12,18-didecarboxysiroheme deacetylase, translated as MIGISKLYCGTIEPSDALRYGRHSGKLPSHLLQFSQDKKPVVVWNMTRRCNLKCVHCYAQAVDPDGTDEISTAQAKTMIDDLAAFGSPVMLFSGGEPLVRKDLVELAHYAVSKDMRAVISTNGTLITKQKAKELKDVGLSYVGISLDGGEEVHDRFRGVTGSYKKALEGIANCQAEGLKVGLRFTINKRNVQEVPVLFDLIRDLEVPRICFYHLVYSGRGSDLMNEDLDHGQTREVVHQIIDRTKALFDAGMPKEVLTVDNHADGPLIYLRLLQEDPKRAEEVRELLSFNEGNNSGRGIGCISWDGQVHADQFWRNHTFGNVLERPFSEIWMDPNIELLAKLKDKKAHVTGRCETCRFLSVCGGNFRARSEAYHGDIWAPDPACYLTDEEIAGPAIA; from the coding sequence ATGATCGGTATATCAAAACTCTATTGCGGAACCATTGAGCCATCCGACGCACTGCGCTACGGTCGGCATTCCGGCAAACTGCCCTCACACCTACTCCAATTCTCCCAGGACAAAAAGCCCGTGGTGGTCTGGAACATGACCCGGCGCTGCAACCTGAAGTGCGTCCACTGTTACGCCCAGGCCGTGGATCCGGACGGCACGGATGAGATCTCCACGGCTCAGGCCAAGACCATGATCGACGACCTGGCCGCCTTCGGCTCTCCGGTGATGCTCTTTTCCGGCGGCGAACCCCTTGTTCGCAAGGATCTGGTGGAACTGGCCCACTACGCCGTGTCCAAGGACATGCGCGCCGTGATCTCCACCAACGGCACCCTGATTACCAAGCAGAAAGCCAAGGAACTCAAGGACGTCGGCCTGTCCTACGTGGGCATCTCCCTGGACGGCGGCGAGGAAGTTCACGACCGCTTCCGCGGCGTAACCGGATCCTACAAAAAAGCCCTGGAAGGCATCGCCAACTGTCAGGCCGAGGGGCTGAAGGTCGGCCTGCGGTTCACCATCAATAAGCGTAACGTCCAGGAAGTGCCGGTTCTCTTCGACCTGATCCGGGACTTGGAAGTCCCGCGGATCTGTTTTTATCATCTGGTCTACTCCGGCCGGGGCTCGGACCTGATGAACGAGGACCTGGATCACGGCCAGACCCGGGAAGTGGTCCACCAGATCATCGACCGGACCAAGGCCCTGTTCGACGCCGGGATGCCCAAGGAAGTCCTGACCGTGGACAACCACGCCGACGGGCCGCTGATTTATCTGCGCCTGCTCCAGGAAGACCCCAAGCGGGCCGAAGAGGTCCGGGAACTGCTCTCCTTTAACGAGGGCAACAATTCCGGTCGGGGCATCGGCTGCATCTCCTGGGACGGCCAGGTCCATGCCGACCAGTTCTGGCGCAACCACACCTTCGGCAACGTCCTGGAGCGACCATTCTCCGAAATCTGGATGGACCCGAACATCGAGCTGCTGGCCAAGCTGAAGGACAAGAAGGCCCACGTCACCGGACGGTGCGAGACCTGCCGCTTCCTGAGCGTCTGCGGCGGCAACTTCCGCGCCCGCTCCGAAGCCTACCACGGCGACATCTGGGCCCCGGATCCGGCCTGCTATCTGACGGACGAGGAAATTGCCGGGCCGGCCATTGCGTGA
- a CDS encoding 3-isopropylmalate dehydratase small subunit has protein sequence MSYTGAARKVGTNIDTDAIIPARFLVTTDPLELGKNCFEGLEPGWINRVQKGDILVAGPNFGCGSSREHAPIAILGAGMPVVLAHSFARIFYRNGFNMGLTLLEIGDEVDGINEGDSLEVDPENGLIRNLTQNKDIPCTPVPPFMREILAQGGLVGYVRRQMAG, from the coding sequence ATGAGTTATACAGGAGCGGCCCGCAAGGTCGGAACCAATATCGATACGGACGCCATCATCCCGGCCCGGTTTCTGGTCACCACGGACCCATTGGAACTGGGCAAGAACTGCTTCGAGGGTCTGGAGCCGGGCTGGATCAACCGGGTGCAAAAGGGCGACATCCTGGTGGCCGGGCCGAACTTCGGCTGCGGCTCTTCCAGGGAACACGCGCCCATCGCCATTCTCGGCGCGGGCATGCCCGTGGTCCTGGCCCACAGCTTCGCCCGGATCTTCTACCGTAACGGCTTCAACATGGGTCTGACCCTGCTGGAAATCGGCGACGAAGTGGACGGCATCAACGAAGGCGACAGCTTGGAGGTGGACCCGGAAAACGGCCTGATCCGCAACCTGACCCAGAACAAGGACATCCCCTGCACCCCGGTTCCGCCGTTCATGCGGGAAATCCTGGCCCAGGGCGGCCTGGTGGGGTACGTGCGCAGGCAGATGGCGGGGTGA
- a CDS encoding DUF4079 family protein encodes MVYYIHPLWQFAATILAVYVFYLGWPRLMAAFSGKKASFLWKRHVSLGLITLTALLAGLIGGAAVTAHYWGGTGYTQHHYLVGLAMGPLMVFGLVSGLLLDRRKGKYKRLPILHGMNNAAVLFLALVQIWTGLNVVRFFILD; translated from the coding sequence ATGGTCTACTACATTCATCCGCTTTGGCAGTTCGCGGCGACCATTCTCGCCGTGTATGTTTTTTACCTGGGATGGCCGCGGCTCATGGCCGCTTTTTCCGGCAAAAAGGCGTCCTTTCTTTGGAAACGCCATGTATCCCTCGGCCTGATTACGCTGACGGCTCTCCTGGCAGGCCTGATCGGCGGCGCCGCGGTCACGGCGCATTATTGGGGAGGAACCGGCTATACCCAGCATCATTATTTGGTCGGTCTGGCCATGGGGCCGCTGATGGTCTTCGGGCTCGTCAGCGGTCTGCTGCTGGACAGGCGCAAGGGAAAGTATAAGAGGCTGCCCATACTGCACGGGATGAACAACGCCGCGGTACTTTTTCTGGCCCTGGTTCAGATATGGACCGGGCTCAACGTGGTGCGGTTTTTCATCCTCGATTAG
- a CDS encoding type II toxin-antitoxin system RelE/ParE family toxin, with product MSVILIPPADQELQDAVTYYNGEFSGLDGQFYASFLDAVDSIAANPEMWRKIGQNTRRCNIKRFPYLVLYVVDSTDILITCIAHQHINPEYYMTRIS from the coding sequence ATGAGTGTTATCCTCATCCCACCAGCAGATCAAGAGCTTCAAGATGCTGTCACCTATTACAACGGCGAGTTTTCTGGACTTGATGGCCAATTTTACGCATCTTTTCTTGATGCCGTAGATAGTATTGCCGCTAATCCTGAAATGTGGCGAAAGATCGGACAAAATACAAGAAGATGCAATATCAAGCGCTTCCCTTATCTCGTTTTATATGTTGTTGACAGTACGGACATATTGATAACGTGTATTGCCCATCAACATATAAACCCGGAATACTATATGACACGAATTTCCTGA
- the hemB gene encoding porphobilinogen synthase, with translation MTFHRGRRLRRTATLRGLVRETTLSRDDLIQPYFVVDTDDPNFVKPIGAMPGQSQLGLGKLVERVGRAVDLGLAACILFGIPKTKDPTGSQGWAENGIVQRAVAALKRSYPDLCVITDVCLCEYTSHGHCGLVSGDEVLNDPTLELLAKVALSHARAGADMVAPSDMMDGRVLAIREALDHEGFPHLPIMSYAVKYASGFYGPFREAAESPPQFGDRKTYQMDPANRREAFREALADLDEGADLLMVKPALPYLDILRDLRETTDVPLAAYQVSGEYAMIKAAAANGWIDEQTVVLETLTSIKRAGADLILTYFAENVLGWQK, from the coding sequence ATGACCTTCCACAGAGGACGCCGCTTGCGGCGGACGGCCACGTTGCGCGGCTTGGTGCGGGAAACGACCCTTTCCCGCGACGACCTGATCCAGCCCTACTTTGTCGTGGATACGGACGACCCCAATTTCGTCAAGCCCATCGGGGCCATGCCCGGCCAGAGCCAGCTCGGCCTGGGCAAGCTGGTGGAGCGGGTGGGCCGGGCCGTTGACCTGGGGCTTGCGGCCTGCATCCTGTTCGGCATCCCCAAGACCAAGGATCCCACCGGCTCCCAGGGTTGGGCGGAAAACGGAATCGTGCAGCGGGCCGTAGCTGCCCTGAAGCGCTCCTACCCGGACCTGTGCGTGATCACGGACGTCTGCTTGTGCGAGTACACTTCCCACGGCCACTGCGGTCTGGTTTCCGGCGATGAGGTGCTCAACGACCCGACCCTGGAGCTGCTGGCCAAGGTCGCCCTGTCCCATGCCCGGGCCGGGGCGGACATGGTCGCGCCCTCGGACATGATGGACGGCCGGGTTTTGGCCATCCGCGAGGCCCTGGACCACGAAGGCTTCCCCCACCTGCCGATCATGAGCTACGCCGTGAAGTACGCCTCGGGCTTCTACGGCCCATTTCGGGAGGCCGCGGAAAGCCCGCCCCAATTCGGGGACCGCAAAACCTACCAGATGGACCCGGCCAACCGCCGGGAGGCCTTCCGGGAAGCCCTGGCCGACTTGGACGAGGGCGCGGACCTGCTGATGGTCAAGCCGGCCCTGCCCTACCTGGACATCCTCCGCGACCTGCGCGAAACCACGGACGTGCCCCTGGCCGCCTACCAGGTCAGCGGCGAATACGCCATGATCAAGGCCGCCGCCGCAAACGGCTGGATCGACGAACAAACCGTGGTCCTGGAAACCCTGACATCCATCAAGCGGGCTGGAGCAGACCTGATCTTGACGTATTTCGCCGAGAATGTGTTGGGCTGGCAAAAATGA
- a CDS encoding potassium channel family protein translates to MKYLPSQIIALLQKNKTKQDLRILVKFIVVLLTLVTVYSILFHVIMVHHEGRSYSWVAGVYWTLVTMSTLGFGDIIFHTDLGLIFSLVVLLSGVVFLLVMLPFTFIQFFYAPWLEAQSKSRTIRSLPENTADHVIIVGIDPICLSLVGKLKQYGRNSYLVVGEQQAAQGLHEQGFKVVLGELDDIETYRRIQADKAALIVVNHTEDKINTNIVYTLRELCEKTPIVSNASDDDSVDILELAGSSHVYQFTKMLGQSLARRVLGVSMRANIIGRFDELLIAEVPAMRSSLEGKTILESRLRELTGITVAGVWERGKYKVPLPDTMISASTVLVLAGSDQQLAMYDEKFGGYATSEAPVLILGGGRVGRAAADTLKARGVVYKIVEKNVRAIKGAEDEYVHGSAADLDTLRKAGIDAAPSVIVTTHDDDMNIYLTIYCRRLRPDIQIITRATLDRNISKLHRAGADLVMSYASLGVTSITNYLLQDNTLMVSEGLNIFKMPAPKKLVGKTLEQSNIRQKTGCNVIAIDSKGRLNINPSPGSAIDPDAELIMIGNAEAEQCFMGSFTNGD, encoded by the coding sequence ATGAAGTATCTTCCCTCCCAAATCATCGCCCTGCTGCAAAAAAACAAAACCAAGCAGGACTTACGGATTCTGGTGAAGTTTATCGTGGTCCTGCTGACATTGGTCACGGTTTACAGCATTTTGTTCCACGTGATCATGGTCCATCACGAGGGCCGTTCCTATTCCTGGGTGGCGGGCGTCTACTGGACGTTGGTCACCATGAGCACTCTGGGGTTTGGGGACATCATCTTCCATACGGATTTGGGGTTGATATTTTCTCTTGTGGTTTTGCTTTCCGGCGTGGTTTTTCTTTTGGTCATGCTGCCCTTCACCTTCATTCAGTTTTTTTACGCCCCCTGGCTTGAAGCCCAGTCCAAGTCGCGGACCATTCGCTCTCTTCCCGAGAATACGGCGGATCACGTGATCATCGTCGGCATCGATCCGATTTGCCTGAGCCTGGTGGGCAAGCTGAAGCAGTACGGCCGAAACAGTTATCTGGTGGTCGGCGAGCAGCAAGCCGCCCAGGGGTTGCATGAACAGGGCTTCAAGGTCGTGCTCGGCGAGTTGGATGATATTGAAACGTACCGCAGGATTCAGGCGGACAAGGCGGCCTTGATCGTGGTGAATCACACTGAGGACAAGATCAACACCAACATCGTCTATACCCTGCGTGAACTGTGCGAAAAAACGCCCATAGTTTCCAACGCCTCGGACGACGACTCCGTGGATATCCTGGAACTGGCCGGCAGCAGCCATGTCTACCAGTTCACCAAGATGCTCGGGCAGTCCCTGGCCCGGCGGGTCCTTGGCGTGAGCATGCGGGCGAACATCATCGGTCGGTTCGACGAGCTGCTCATCGCCGAAGTCCCGGCCATGCGCAGTTCGTTAGAGGGGAAAACCATTCTGGAAAGCCGGTTGCGGGAACTGACCGGGATCACCGTGGCCGGGGTTTGGGAGCGGGGCAAATACAAGGTGCCCTTGCCGGACACCATGATTTCCGCATCCACCGTCCTTGTCCTGGCCGGGTCGGATCAGCAGTTGGCGATGTATGATGAAAAATTCGGCGGCTACGCGACCAGCGAGGCCCCGGTACTGATTTTGGGCGGCGGACGGGTCGGCAGGGCAGCGGCGGATACGCTCAAAGCTCGCGGCGTGGTCTACAAGATCGTGGAAAAGAATGTTCGCGCCATCAAGGGCGCGGAAGACGAGTACGTCCACGGCAGTGCCGCGGATCTGGACACCCTGCGCAAGGCGGGCATCGACGCCGCGCCCTCGGTGATCGTGACCACCCACGACGACGACATGAACATCTATCTGACCATTTATTGTCGTCGCCTTCGGCCGGACATCCAGATCATCACCCGGGCCACGCTGGACCGGAACATCTCCAAACTGCACCGAGCCGGGGCCGACCTGGTGATGTCCTACGCCTCCCTGGGCGTGACCAGCATTACGAACTACCTGTTGCAGGACAACACTTTGATGGTGTCCGAAGGGTTGAACATCTTCAAGATGCCCGCTCCTAAAAAATTGGTCGGAAAAACACTGGAGCAAAGCAATATTCGCCAGAAGACCGGCTGCAACGTGATCGCCATCGACAGCAAGGGCCGCCTGAACATCAACCCCTCGCCAGGCAGCGCCATCGACCCGGACGCGGAACTGATCATGATCGGCAACGCCGAGGCGGAGCAGTGTTTCATGGGGTCGTTCACCAACGGGGACTGA
- a CDS encoding addiction module protein — protein MMIEEVTTKALCLKPIERIHLVETLLDSLNPSDKSIEQKWIEESERRYLAYKQGVLKGISLEQIRARMEL, from the coding sequence ATGATGATCGAAGAAGTCACGACAAAAGCATTATGCCTGAAGCCTATAGAAAGAATTCATCTTGTAGAGACCCTTCTGGACAGTCTCAATCCTTCAGACAAGAGTATTGAACAAAAGTGGATTGAAGAGTCAGAAAGGAGATATCTGGCCTACAAGCAGGGAGTGCTTAAAGGCATATCCTTGGAACAAATCCGTGCAAGAATGGAACTATGA
- the pssA gene encoding CDP-diacylglycerol--serine O-phosphatidyltransferase: MNRPNQPICKGVYLLPNLFTTASLFSGFLGIIWAIEGQFLYCALAILVSCVLDGMDGMVARLTRSTSDFGVQLDSLADLVAFGVAPAIMVYMWQLQEYGRLGLLASFLIVACGALRLARFNVQSGKISQKYFIGLPIPAAACVLATLVLFSTQSPAFLEDKYGTITLVLVYVLSFLMVSRVRYPSLKEFDGMRSHPFRTTVAAMLIFVVIASEPKILGFLFFLTYLLSGLVLSFLILPFRKVRLLRESPHELP; encoded by the coding sequence GTGAACCGCCCGAATCAACCCATCTGCAAGGGAGTCTACCTCCTCCCCAATCTTTTCACCACGGCCAGCCTGTTCTCCGGCTTTCTGGGGATCATCTGGGCCATCGAAGGGCAGTTTCTGTATTGCGCCCTGGCCATACTGGTCAGTTGCGTCCTGGACGGCATGGACGGCATGGTCGCCCGCCTGACCCGCTCCACCAGCGATTTCGGCGTTCAGCTTGACTCCCTGGCCGATCTGGTCGCCTTCGGCGTGGCCCCGGCGATCATGGTCTACATGTGGCAGTTGCAGGAGTATGGCCGTTTGGGTTTGTTGGCCTCCTTCCTGATCGTGGCCTGCGGCGCGTTGCGGCTGGCCAGATTCAACGTCCAGTCCGGCAAGATTTCCCAGAAATACTTCATCGGCCTGCCCATCCCCGCCGCGGCCTGCGTCCTGGCGACCCTGGTTCTGTTCAGCACCCAGTCTCCCGCCTTTCTCGAAGACAAGTACGGCACGATCACCCTGGTCTTGGTGTATGTGCTCTCTTTTTTGATGGTCAGTCGGGTGCGCTATCCGTCCTTGAAGGAGTTCGACGGCATGCGCAGCCATCCGTTCCGGACCACCGTGGCGGCCATGCTGATCTTCGTGGTCATCGCCTCCGAGCCCAAGATTTTGGGATTCCTGTTTTTCTTGACATACCTGCTTTCCGGGCTGGTCCTGTCCTTCCTGATTCTACCCTTTCGCAAAGTTCGTCTGCTACGGGAGTCCCCTCATGAACTCCCGTAA